Proteins encoded in a region of the Streptomyces sp. PCS3-D2 genome:
- a CDS encoding DUF5988 family protein: MANKAALEGGPDDLLDRVVEAAPPGEDLKIAHRGGYEHFRITSRTQEGPAGPIPVYEWWERTEIAE, translated from the coding sequence ATGGCGAACAAGGCAGCCCTGGAGGGCGGCCCGGACGACCTGCTGGACCGGGTCGTCGAGGCAGCCCCTCCCGGAGAAGACCTGAAAATTGCGCACCGCGGCGGCTACGAGCACTTCAGGATCACCTCGCGTACGCAGGAAGGCCCCGCGGGACCGATCCCGGTCTACGAGTGGTGGGAACGCACGGAGATCGCCGAATAA
- a CDS encoding methyltransferase, protein MTTPFGSYELTRFPEDPRDRLRAWDAADEYLLRHLDSGTGERGPVDLAGAGQITILGDRWGALTTALAAYRPTQITDSYLSRAGTAANLDRAGIGTAKSTVRLLTTQDPPPERIDVLLVRVPKSLALLEDQLYRLAPHVHAGTVVVGTGMVKEIHTSTLNLFEKILGPTRTSLAEKKARLIFCTPGAAATRGDDPWPVTYQLDGDAGSGAGLTAVNHAGIFCADRLDVGTRFFLQSIPTNTNGARVVDLGCGNGIVGTAVAVADPRAEVVFTDESYQAVASAKATFRANVHRERERADFLVGDGVAMLDPGSVDLILCNPPFHSHQATTDATALRMFAQSRKVLRPHGELWVVANRHMGYHTHLRRFFGNSEVVASEPRFVVLRAVKQDRRRPV, encoded by the coding sequence CTGACCACGCCTTTCGGCTCCTACGAGCTCACCCGCTTCCCCGAGGACCCGCGCGACCGGCTCCGCGCCTGGGACGCCGCCGACGAGTACCTGCTGCGCCACCTCGACTCCGGTACGGGGGAACGCGGTCCGGTGGACTTGGCCGGGGCCGGGCAGATCACCATCCTCGGCGACCGCTGGGGGGCGCTGACGACGGCACTGGCCGCGTACCGCCCGACGCAGATCACGGACTCCTACCTCTCCCGGGCCGGTACCGCGGCGAACCTGGACCGGGCCGGGATCGGCACCGCCAAGTCCACGGTGCGGCTGCTGACCACGCAGGACCCGCCGCCCGAGCGGATCGACGTACTCCTCGTCCGGGTGCCCAAGAGCCTGGCGCTGCTGGAGGACCAGCTGTACCGGCTGGCACCGCACGTGCACGCGGGCACCGTCGTCGTGGGCACCGGCATGGTCAAGGAGATCCACACCTCCACGCTGAACCTCTTCGAGAAGATCCTCGGCCCGACCAGGACCTCGCTCGCCGAGAAGAAGGCCCGCCTGATCTTCTGTACCCCCGGCGCCGCCGCGACGCGGGGCGACGACCCGTGGCCGGTGACGTACCAGCTGGACGGCGACGCGGGCTCCGGCGCCGGGCTGACCGCCGTGAACCATGCCGGGATCTTCTGCGCGGACCGGCTCGACGTCGGGACGCGCTTCTTCCTGCAGAGCATCCCGACCAACACCAACGGCGCCCGGGTCGTGGACCTGGGCTGCGGCAACGGCATCGTCGGCACCGCCGTCGCCGTGGCGGACCCGCGCGCGGAGGTCGTGTTCACCGACGAGTCGTACCAGGCGGTGGCCTCGGCGAAGGCCACGTTCCGGGCCAATGTGCACCGCGAGCGTGAGCGGGCCGACTTCCTCGTGGGCGACGGCGTGGCCATGCTGGACCCGGGCTCGGTCGACCTGATCCTGTGCAACCCGCCCTTCCACTCCCACCAGGCCACGACCGACGCGACGGCGCTGCGCATGTTCGCCCAGTCCCGCAAGGTGCTGCGGCCGCACGGCGAGCTGTGGGTCGTCGCCAACCGGCACATGGGCTACCACACGCACCTGCGCCGGTTCTTCGGCAACAGCGAAGTCGTGGCGAGCGAGCCGAGGTTCGTGGTGCTGCGGGCGGTCAAGCAGGATCGTCGACGCCCTGTGTGA
- a CDS encoding co-chaperone YbbN yields MATVELTKENFDQTVSANPFVLIDFWAGWCRPCLQFAPVYERASEAHPDLVFAKVDTEAQQELAGAFQITSIPTLMIVRDQVAIFAQPGALPEAALTDLIRQARALDMDEVRAKIAASQPGAQDSGGQGSGTPEA; encoded by the coding sequence GTGGCTACAGTCGAGCTCACCAAGGAGAACTTCGACCAGACGGTCAGCGCGAACCCGTTCGTGCTGATCGACTTCTGGGCGGGCTGGTGCCGGCCGTGCCTGCAGTTCGCGCCGGTCTACGAGAGGGCGTCGGAGGCCCACCCCGACCTGGTCTTCGCCAAGGTGGACACCGAGGCCCAGCAGGAGCTGGCGGGCGCCTTCCAGATCACCTCCATCCCGACCCTGATGATCGTCCGGGATCAGGTGGCGATCTTCGCGCAGCCCGGCGCGCTGCCCGAGGCGGCCCTGACCGATCTCATCAGGCAGGCCCGCGCCCTCGACATGGACGAGGTGCGCGCCAAGATCGCCGCCTCGCAGCCGGGCGCCCAGGACTCCGGCGGGCAGGGCTCCGGCACGCCGGAGGCATGA
- a CDS encoding aldehyde dehydrogenase family protein, which yields MPLLDPTHWQDGPALTGGAAPVVEPATGRTLATLDLAAPADVAEAAARAGAAQRDWARTSHPQRAAVLRRAGDLFTAHADELRQWLVRESGSIPGKADFELHVAAQECYEAAALASRPTGQVLPSEAPRLSFTRRVPAGVVGVVAPFNAPLILAIRSVAPALALGNAVLLKPDRRTAVCGGLAPAAVLTAAGLPDGLLHVLPGGAETGAAVVADPLVRVVSFTGSTAAGRTVGELAGRHLKRTHLELGGNSALVVLRDADVEAAVAQASWGSFFHQGQICMTAGRHLVHASLHDEYVERLAARAEELSVGDPYREQVHLGPLIDRAQLDRVHALVEASTAAGAKLVAGGTHRELFYRPTVLAGVADDTPAYAEEVFGPVAPVRSFATEDEAVELASTGPYGLSLGIVTRDAGRGLDLAERIPTGIAHVNDQTVGDEAVAPFGGVGASGTGARFGGEANLDAFTELRWTTARATPAPHPF from the coding sequence ATGCCGCTCCTCGACCCGACGCATTGGCAGGACGGACCCGCTCTGACCGGAGGCGCCGCCCCGGTCGTCGAACCCGCGACCGGCCGCACCCTCGCCACCCTCGACCTCGCCGCCCCCGCCGACGTGGCGGAAGCCGCCGCCCGAGCCGGGGCGGCGCAGCGCGACTGGGCGCGCACCTCCCACCCGCAGCGGGCAGCCGTGCTGCGCCGCGCCGGGGACCTCTTCACCGCCCACGCCGACGAGCTGCGGCAATGGCTGGTGCGCGAGTCCGGGTCGATCCCCGGCAAGGCCGACTTCGAGCTGCACGTCGCCGCCCAGGAGTGCTACGAAGCGGCGGCGCTGGCCTCGCGCCCGACCGGGCAGGTGCTGCCCAGTGAGGCCCCCCGGCTGTCCTTCACCCGCCGGGTCCCGGCCGGCGTGGTCGGGGTCGTGGCCCCGTTCAACGCCCCGCTGATCCTGGCGATCCGCTCCGTCGCCCCGGCCCTGGCGCTCGGCAACGCGGTGCTGCTCAAGCCGGACCGGCGCACCGCCGTCTGCGGCGGGCTCGCGCCGGCCGCCGTCCTCACCGCCGCGGGGCTGCCGGACGGACTGCTGCACGTCCTGCCCGGCGGCGCCGAGACGGGCGCCGCCGTGGTCGCCGACCCACTGGTGCGGGTGGTGTCCTTCACCGGTTCCACGGCCGCCGGCCGCACCGTCGGCGAGCTGGCGGGACGTCACCTCAAGCGTACGCACCTGGAGCTGGGCGGGAACTCCGCCCTGGTCGTGCTCCGTGACGCCGACGTGGAGGCCGCCGTCGCCCAGGCGTCCTGGGGCTCCTTCTTCCACCAGGGCCAGATCTGCATGACGGCCGGCCGCCACCTCGTGCACGCCTCGCTCCACGACGAGTACGTCGAGCGGCTGGCCGCGCGTGCCGAGGAACTGTCCGTGGGGGACCCGTACCGCGAGCAGGTCCACCTGGGCCCGCTGATCGACCGCGCCCAGCTGGACCGGGTGCACGCCCTCGTGGAGGCCAGCACCGCCGCGGGGGCCAAGCTCGTCGCCGGCGGTACGCACCGGGAGCTCTTCTACCGGCCGACCGTGCTGGCGGGCGTCGCCGACGACACCCCCGCCTACGCCGAGGAGGTCTTCGGCCCGGTCGCACCCGTACGGTCCTTCGCGACGGAGGACGAGGCGGTGGAACTGGCCTCGACGGGACCGTACGGACTCTCCCTCGGGATCGTGACCCGCGACGCGGGGCGGGGCCTCGACCTGGCCGAGCGGATCCCGACCGGCATCGCGCACGTCAACGACCAGACGGTGGGCGACGAGGCGGTCGCACCGTTCGGCGGTGTCGGCGCCTCCGGCACCGGCGCACGCTTCGGCGGCGAGGCCAATCTGGACGCCTTCACCGAACTGCGCTGGACCACGGCCCGCGCCACGCCCGCCCCGCACCCCTTCTAA
- a CDS encoding DUF6114 domain-containing protein, producing MLLSRRQRWRRWRRGRPFWGGLFAILAGAWICVLPLAPLKIMLQQGVAGIPSVLMGIVMVVLGLTAWFSPPQRALAGVLTTLIATAALVLSNLGGFLIGTLLGILGGGLMFAWQPYAVQRAGGAARSADPGRAPDRSPLPAPEQAPDQAPTPEQAPLASPATPPAPPRSAPPPPPRTPHPDPQGAQP from the coding sequence ATGCTTCTGAGCCGCCGTCAGCGGTGGCGCCGGTGGCGACGCGGCAGGCCGTTCTGGGGCGGGCTGTTCGCGATTCTGGCCGGGGCGTGGATCTGCGTCCTTCCGCTGGCACCGTTGAAGATCATGCTCCAGCAGGGGGTTGCGGGGATCCCGTCCGTCCTGATGGGCATCGTGATGGTGGTGCTCGGCCTCACCGCCTGGTTCTCGCCGCCCCAGCGCGCCCTCGCGGGTGTCCTCACCACCCTGATCGCCACCGCCGCCCTGGTCCTGTCGAACCTGGGCGGGTTCCTGATCGGCACGCTCCTCGGCATCCTCGGCGGCGGCCTGATGTTCGCCTGGCAGCCGTACGCCGTCCAGCGCGCCGGGGGCGCGGCGCGGTCGGCGGATCCGGGCCGGGCCCCGGACCGCTCACCGCTCCCGGCCCCGGAGCAGGCCCCGGATCAGGCCCCGACCCCGGAGCAGGCCCCGCTCGCCTCCCCTGCCACACCTCCGGCCCCGCCCCGGAGCGCACCCCCTCCCCCGCCCCGCACCCCGCACCCCGATCCCCAAGGAGCACAGCCATGA
- a CDS encoding tetratricopeptide repeat protein, which produces MKAPTEYYEHGTAAERWARAQLFFDAREYATAARILEPLADEAPEQLAPRLLLARAFYHSAQLSRAERELRAVLERWPVEDYARLMLGRTLERLGRTGEARPHLRMAAAMAGEFPE; this is translated from the coding sequence ATGAAGGCGCCGACGGAGTACTACGAGCACGGGACGGCAGCCGAGCGCTGGGCGCGCGCCCAGCTCTTCTTCGACGCCCGGGAATACGCGACGGCCGCCCGGATCCTGGAGCCGCTGGCGGACGAGGCTCCCGAGCAGCTCGCTCCGCGGCTGCTGCTGGCCCGGGCCTTCTACCACTCCGCCCAGCTCTCCCGCGCCGAGCGCGAGCTGCGTGCCGTGCTGGAGCGCTGGCCCGTGGAGGACTACGCCCGGCTCATGCTCGGCCGCACCCTGGAACGCCTGGGCAGGACCGGCGAGGCCCGCCCCCACCTGCGGATGGCCGCCGCGATGGCCGGCGAGTTCCCCGAGTAG
- a CDS encoding MerR family transcriptional regulator, which translates to MNSRVGDGSGGGRYRREDVARAAGVKVRNLRYYQERGLLPPPRREGRIAWYSDDHLTRLRLISDLLGRGYTVNGIAELLKAWEDGGGLSQLLGLEREMTRDWVQEEPVTMSRAELRELFGPTATAEDTRRAAELGYVTVDGDLITYPSRRLLEATLALVRQGVPLTEILDAGEFVQAQAAALADRFVGLFRRHVIGPEGLEPFSAARLQHVTAAVTALRPVAGEVVATEFSRAMARRVDAEVAELLRTEQ; encoded by the coding sequence GTGAACAGCCGGGTGGGGGATGGAAGCGGTGGCGGGCGCTACCGCCGGGAGGACGTGGCGCGGGCGGCCGGCGTCAAGGTGCGCAACCTGCGCTACTACCAGGAGCGGGGGCTGCTCCCGCCGCCGCGCCGGGAGGGCCGGATCGCCTGGTACTCCGACGACCACCTGACCCGGCTGCGCCTGATCAGCGACCTGCTGGGACGCGGCTACACGGTCAACGGCATCGCGGAGCTGCTGAAGGCGTGGGAGGACGGCGGCGGCCTGTCACAACTGCTGGGCCTGGAGCGGGAGATGACCCGCGACTGGGTGCAGGAGGAACCGGTGACGATGAGCCGGGCCGAACTGCGCGAGCTGTTCGGCCCGACGGCCACCGCCGAGGACACCCGGCGGGCCGCGGAGCTCGGCTACGTCACCGTCGACGGGGACCTGATCACGTACCCGAGCCGGCGGCTGCTGGAGGCGACACTGGCGCTGGTGCGGCAGGGGGTGCCGCTGACGGAGATCCTGGACGCGGGCGAGTTCGTCCAGGCGCAGGCGGCCGCCCTCGCGGACCGGTTCGTCGGACTGTTCCGGCGGCACGTGATCGGCCCGGAGGGACTGGAGCCGTTTTCGGCCGCCCGGCTCCAGCACGTCACGGCGGCCGTGACGGCTCTGCGGCCGGTGGCGGGCGAGGTCGTGGCCACGGAGTTCTCCCGGGCGATGGCCCGGCGGGTGGACGCGGAGGTCGCCGAACTGCTGCGTACGGAGCAGTAG
- a CDS encoding metallophosphoesterase, whose amino-acid sequence MIVIAHLSDVHLDGDRRAADRTRAVMEYLDGLPHDLDAVLVSGDIADHGEEAEYEEAAKLLRSRHPLVICPGNHDERAAFRRGLLGEEAPSALPVDQVLRGERFVLAACDSSVPGAHHGFLAESTLAWLDRVLADTPRGTPVLVAFHHPPVGLHTPYVDEIRQFGEERLAALARRHPHLTAFLCGHAHTAAATSFAGRPLLVAPGVVSTLRLPWEGRTGSSEHVHLDEPPAVAFHVLGDDGRLTTHYRVVVDRR is encoded by the coding sequence GTGATCGTGATCGCCCACCTCAGCGACGTCCACCTCGACGGCGACCGGCGAGCGGCCGACCGTACCCGCGCCGTCATGGAGTACCTCGACGGCCTGCCCCACGACCTGGACGCCGTACTGGTGAGCGGGGACATAGCCGACCACGGGGAGGAAGCGGAGTACGAGGAGGCCGCCAAACTGCTGCGCTCGCGACACCCCCTGGTGATCTGTCCCGGCAACCACGACGAGCGCGCCGCATTCCGTCGGGGACTGCTCGGGGAGGAGGCTCCGTCCGCGCTGCCCGTCGACCAAGTGCTGCGCGGCGAGCGATTCGTGCTCGCCGCCTGCGACTCCTCCGTCCCGGGCGCGCACCACGGCTTCCTGGCGGAGTCGACGCTGGCCTGGTTGGACCGCGTCCTGGCAGACACCCCGCGGGGGACCCCGGTGCTGGTCGCCTTCCACCACCCGCCGGTCGGGCTGCACACCCCGTACGTCGACGAGATCCGCCAGTTCGGCGAGGAGCGCCTCGCCGCCCTCGCGCGGCGGCACCCGCACCTGACGGCGTTCCTGTGCGGGCACGCCCACACCGCGGCCGCCACCTCCTTCGCCGGCCGGCCGCTGCTGGTGGCGCCCGGCGTCGTGTCCACGCTGCGGCTGCCGTGGGAGGGACGTACCGGGTCCTCCGAGCATGTGCACCTGGATGAGCCGCCGGCCGTCGCCTTCCACGTGCTGGGTGACGACGGCCGGCTGACGACCCACTACAGGGTGGTCGTGGACCGTCGGTAG
- a CDS encoding DUF6230 family protein, whose amino-acid sequence MTDSSHLSDDHSDSGRVRWRRFAVLTVPAVAVTAGLGIALAQGALAASFAVSGQQFKVSASSLEGEGFAQYGSVDVNARDELIPVAVTAIREAKLNNLCQSVVTTLPVIGDISLNLTAGRKTPVEASNLFVDATQLAGDAVFSNIEIGRDASTLDKGPADAQGMQDLFAQQADTVRITGLQQTAWATNAGTFKLSGLSMNVSKGKKECF is encoded by the coding sequence ATGACCGATTCCTCCCATTTATCCGACGATCACAGCGATTCCGGCCGGGTCCGCTGGCGCCGGTTCGCCGTCCTGACCGTCCCCGCCGTCGCGGTGACCGCGGGCCTCGGCATCGCCCTCGCCCAGGGCGCGTTGGCCGCCTCGTTCGCCGTGTCGGGACAGCAGTTCAAGGTGTCGGCGAGCAGCCTGGAGGGCGAGGGATTCGCCCAGTACGGCAGCGTCGACGTCAATGCCCGTGACGAACTCATCCCGGTGGCCGTGACCGCCATCCGGGAAGCGAAGCTCAACAACCTCTGCCAGTCCGTGGTCACCACGCTCCCGGTGATCGGAGACATCTCGCTCAACCTCACGGCGGGCCGGAAGACTCCGGTGGAGGCGAGCAACCTCTTCGTCGACGCGACCCAGCTCGCCGGTGACGCCGTCTTCAGCAACATCGAGATCGGGCGGGACGCCTCCACCCTCGACAAGGGACCGGCCGACGCGCAGGGCATGCAGGACCTCTTCGCCCAACAGGCCGACACGGTCCGCATCACCGGTCTCCAGCAGACGGCGTGGGCGACGAACGCCGGCACCTTCAAGCTCTCCGGCCTCAGCATGAACGTCAGCAAGGGCAAGAAGGAATGCTTCTGA
- a CDS encoding sigma-70 family RNA polymerase sigma factor, whose translation MGDTGELGAVAEGLEEYRRGLTGYCYRMLGSYAEAEDAAQEALIRAWRGIDRFEGRSGLRTWLYRIATNVCLDALASGKRRALPMDLSGPSGGATPPEPPQESVLWVEPCPGGNDPEVAAATGESVRLAFVAALQHLPPRQRATLILRDVLGFPAREVAELHNCTVASANSSLQRARATMADGRSTTDGPAAQPCGDNVRQVLAERYASAFARYDVEELSMLLHVDATLCLPPYAKWMRGVRDIHAWLTGPAIGCRGSRLVPTVANGLPGFGQYRPRADGTGYVPWALQVLEFRDDRISGITAYRDTERLFPIFGLPNRLGEV comes from the coding sequence GTGGGGGATACCGGGGAGCTCGGCGCAGTGGCCGAGGGGCTTGAGGAGTACCGCAGGGGGCTGACGGGGTACTGCTACCGGATGTTGGGGTCGTACGCCGAGGCCGAGGATGCGGCGCAGGAGGCCCTCATTCGGGCGTGGCGGGGCATCGACCGCTTCGAGGGCCGGTCGGGCTTGCGAACCTGGCTGTACCGCATCGCCACCAACGTGTGTCTGGACGCCCTCGCATCGGGCAAGCGGCGGGCGCTGCCTATGGACCTGTCCGGCCCGAGCGGTGGCGCCACCCCGCCGGAGCCCCCGCAGGAGTCCGTCCTGTGGGTGGAACCGTGCCCCGGAGGGAATGATCCGGAAGTGGCCGCCGCGACGGGCGAGTCGGTGCGGCTGGCGTTCGTCGCCGCGCTCCAGCACCTGCCGCCCAGGCAGCGGGCCACGCTGATCCTGCGAGACGTCCTGGGTTTCCCGGCGCGTGAGGTCGCCGAACTGCACAACTGCACCGTCGCATCGGCCAACAGTTCCCTGCAGCGGGCTCGGGCCACGATGGCCGATGGCCGCAGTACGACGGACGGGCCCGCCGCCCAGCCGTGCGGCGACAATGTCCGTCAGGTGCTGGCCGAGCGGTACGCCTCGGCATTCGCCCGGTACGACGTGGAGGAGCTGAGTATGCTCCTCCACGTCGACGCCACACTCTGCCTTCCCCCGTACGCGAAGTGGATGCGCGGTGTTCGCGACATCCACGCATGGCTCACCGGCCCCGCGATCGGCTGCCGCGGCTCACGTCTTGTCCCGACCGTGGCGAACGGCCTCCCCGGCTTCGGCCAGTACCGCCCCCGGGCGGACGGCACCGGCTACGTGCCCTGGGCCCTCCAAGTCCTCGAATTCCGTGACGACCGGATCAGCGGCATCACGGCCTACCGAGACACCGAGCGTCTATTCCCGATCTTCGGCCTCCCCAACCGGCTGGGCGAGGTGTAG
- a CDS encoding NAD(P)/FAD-dependent oxidoreductase: MTEVLEYDVVVLGGGPAGENIVDRTRAAGLTTALVERELVGGECSYWACVPSKALLRPALARADARRVPGLAGAVGGPLDTAAVFAHRDYWTGDWKDQGQIDWLDSIGADVHRGHGRLLGVREVAVTGPDGGHRVLSARQAVVIATGTRAVVPDLPGIAEARPWTSREATSAREVPGRLVIVGGSVVASEMATAWQALGSQVTVLVRGSRLLPRMEPFAGELVADALREAGAVVRTDVAVAAVERDGSTGPVRVVLEGGEVVEGDEVLMATGRAPRTEDIGLDTVGLTPGGWIGVDETCRVPGSDWLYAVGDVNHRALLTHQGKYQARIAGAAIAARAAGTPLDTAPWGAHTPTADTHALPQAVFTDPEAAAVGPTLAEAEKAGHRVRAVDYDLGRVSGAGLYADGYRGRARMVVDLDREVLLGATFVGPGAAELVHAATIAVAGEVPIARLWHAVPAFPTVSEIWLRLLETYRG, from the coding sequence ATGACTGAAGTCCTGGAGTACGACGTCGTGGTGCTCGGCGGGGGACCGGCCGGTGAGAACATCGTCGACCGGACCAGGGCCGCCGGGCTGACCACGGCCCTGGTGGAGCGCGAGCTGGTCGGCGGGGAGTGCTCGTACTGGGCCTGCGTCCCGAGCAAGGCCCTGCTGCGCCCGGCGCTGGCGCGGGCCGACGCCCGCCGGGTGCCGGGGCTGGCGGGGGCCGTCGGGGGCCCTCTGGACACGGCGGCGGTCTTCGCGCACCGCGACTACTGGACCGGTGACTGGAAGGACCAGGGCCAGATCGACTGGCTCGACTCCATCGGTGCCGATGTGCACCGCGGCCACGGCCGCCTCCTCGGGGTGCGCGAGGTGGCCGTCACCGGCCCCGACGGAGGGCACCGGGTGCTGTCGGCCCGGCAGGCGGTGGTCATCGCCACCGGCACCCGGGCCGTGGTCCCCGATCTCCCGGGGATCGCCGAGGCCCGCCCCTGGACCAGCCGGGAGGCGACCTCGGCGCGGGAGGTCCCCGGCCGGCTCGTCATCGTGGGCGGCTCCGTGGTGGCGTCCGAGATGGCCACCGCCTGGCAGGCCCTGGGATCGCAGGTGACGGTCCTCGTACGCGGATCCCGGCTGCTGCCGCGGATGGAGCCCTTCGCGGGGGAGCTCGTCGCCGACGCCCTGCGCGAGGCCGGCGCGGTGGTCCGTACGGACGTGGCGGTCGCCGCGGTCGAACGGGACGGCTCCACCGGGCCCGTCAGGGTGGTGCTGGAGGGCGGCGAGGTCGTGGAGGGCGACGAGGTGCTGATGGCGACGGGCCGCGCGCCGCGCACCGAGGACATCGGGCTGGACACCGTCGGACTCACGCCCGGCGGCTGGATCGGCGTCGACGAGACCTGCCGGGTGCCCGGATCCGACTGGCTGTACGCCGTAGGGGACGTCAATCACCGGGCCCTCCTCACCCACCAGGGCAAGTACCAGGCCCGCATCGCGGGCGCCGCCATCGCCGCCCGCGCCGCGGGCACCCCGCTGGACACCGCCCCCTGGGGCGCCCACACGCCCACGGCCGACACGCACGCCCTCCCGCAGGCCGTCTTCACCGACCCGGAGGCCGCCGCGGTGGGCCCGACCCTGGCCGAGGCGGAGAAGGCGGGGCACCGCGTGCGCGCCGTCGACTACGACCTGGGCAGGGTCTCCGGGGCCGGTCTGTACGCCGACGGCTACCGGGGCCGGGCCCGGATGGTCGTCGACCTCGACCGGGAGGTCCTGCTGGGGGCTACCTTCGTCGGTCCGGGCGCCGCCGAGCTGGTGCACGCCGCCACCATCGCCGTGGCAGGAGAGGTCCCGATCGCGCGCTTGTGGCACGCGGTACCGGCCTTCCCGACCGTCAGCGAGATCTGGCTGCGGCTGCTGGAGACCTATCGCGGCTAG
- a CDS encoding pirin family protein — MSNLDRQPALSACGGRGFVVAEPVRELLSPRTVKLGESTEVRRLLPNLGRRMVGAWCFVDHYGPDDIADEPGMQVAPHPHAGLQTVSWLHEGEVLHRDSVGSLETIRPRELGLMTSGRGISHSEESPRPHARFLHGAQLWVALPDAHRNVEPHFQHHADLPRVTAPGLTATVILGTLDTATSPGTAYTPIVGADLTLTAGAETRLPLDPDFEYAVLSMSGEAHVDGVPVLPGSMLYLGCGRTELPLRAASDAGLMLLGGEPFEEEIVMFWNWIGRSHDDIAQAREDWMNGSRFGEVKGYDGPPIPSPELPPTHLKPRGRVR; from the coding sequence ATGAGCAATCTCGATCGCCAGCCCGCTCTCTCCGCCTGCGGCGGCCGCGGCTTCGTCGTGGCCGAACCGGTGCGCGAGCTCCTCAGCCCGCGCACGGTCAAGCTCGGTGAGTCCACCGAAGTCCGCCGACTCCTGCCCAACCTGGGCCGCCGCATGGTGGGCGCCTGGTGCTTCGTGGACCACTACGGTCCGGACGACATCGCCGACGAGCCCGGCATGCAGGTGGCGCCGCATCCGCACGCCGGACTCCAGACGGTCAGCTGGCTCCACGAGGGCGAGGTACTGCACCGCGACAGCGTCGGCAGCCTGGAGACGATCCGCCCGCGCGAGCTCGGCCTGATGACCTCCGGCCGGGGCATCAGCCACTCCGAAGAGAGCCCGCGCCCGCACGCCCGCTTCCTGCACGGCGCCCAGCTGTGGGTGGCCCTGCCCGATGCCCACCGCAACGTGGAACCGCACTTCCAGCACCACGCGGACCTGCCCCGGGTGACGGCCCCGGGCCTGACGGCGACCGTCATCCTCGGCACCCTGGACACGGCGACCTCACCCGGCACGGCGTACACCCCGATCGTGGGCGCGGACCTGACCCTGACGGCGGGCGCCGAGACCCGCCTCCCCCTCGACCCGGACTTCGAGTACGCCGTCCTGTCGATGTCAGGCGAAGCCCACGTGGACGGCGTCCCGGTGCTCCCGGGCTCGATGCTCTACCTCGGCTGCGGCCGCACGGAACTCCCCTTGCGCGCGGCCTCGGACGCGGGCCTGATGCTCCTGGGCGGCGAGCCGTTCGAGGAGGAGATCGTGATGTTCTGGAACTGGATCGGACGGTCACACGATGATATCGCGCAGGCCCGCGAAGATTGGATGAACGGGTCCCGATTCGGCGAGGTGAAGGGCTACGATGGCCCTCCGATTCCGTCCCCGGAACTGCCTCCGACCCACCTGAAGCCCAGGGGAAGGGTTCGTTGA